The proteins below are encoded in one region of Candidatus Dadabacteria bacterium:
- a CDS encoding YhdH/YhfP family quinone oxidoreductase, which produces MSSDDFKAMVVSRDEDGEFTREITTREIGSLPDGDVLLNVKYSSLNYKDALSAIGNRGVTRNYPHTPGVDAAGVVQRSEDEEFQPGDKVIVHGYDLGMDTSGGFGQYVRVPADWVVNLPAGLDLKESMMYGTAGFTAAQSVLRIVEGGVSPEDGKILVTGATGGVGSMAVAILGKAGYSVTASTGKAEQKQFLEDLGAEEVIGREDLTDPSGRLLLKGQWAGVVDTVGGEMLATAIKSTRQRGVVTTCGNVASHELNTNVYPFILRGVTLAGIDSASCPMGRRRLVWEKISGEWKIDILERTCRTVSLEDLDPEIDVILKGGQVGRVVVDLWN; this is translated from the coding sequence CGGGGATGTGCTCCTAAACGTAAAATATTCATCCCTCAACTACAAGGATGCTCTCTCGGCCATAGGAAACAGGGGCGTTACTAGGAATTACCCTCATACGCCCGGCGTTGACGCCGCCGGTGTAGTCCAGCGTTCAGAAGACGAGGAGTTTCAGCCCGGAGACAAGGTTATAGTGCATGGTTACGACTTGGGAATGGATACCTCCGGAGGATTCGGACAATACGTGAGGGTTCCGGCTGACTGGGTGGTTAACCTGCCTGCGGGACTTGATCTGAAAGAGTCGATGATGTACGGGACCGCGGGTTTTACGGCGGCACAGTCAGTGTTAAGAATCGTGGAGGGCGGAGTAAGCCCTGAAGACGGAAAGATTCTCGTAACCGGGGCGACGGGAGGGGTAGGTAGCATGGCCGTCGCTATTCTCGGAAAAGCCGGTTACAGCGTGACGGCTTCGACGGGAAAAGCGGAGCAGAAACAGTTCCTGGAGGACTTGGGAGCAGAGGAAGTAATCGGGAGAGAGGATTTAACTGACCCTTCGGGCAGGCTGCTGCTTAAGGGACAGTGGGCCGGGGTGGTCGATACCGTGGGCGGAGAGATGCTTGCCACCGCTATTAAGTCCACGAGACAAAGAGGAGTTGTGACTACGTGCGGCAATGTGGCTTCCCATGAACTCAACACGAATGTCTATCCGTTCATATTGAGGGGAGTTACGCTTGCGGGCATAGATTCTGCAAGCTGCCCGATGGGAAGAAGGCGGCTTGTATGGGAAAAGATATCCGGCGAATGGAAGATCGATATTCTTGAGCGGACCTGCAGAACGGTCTCCCTCGAAGATCTTGACCCTGAAATAGACGTTATACTTAAGGGCGGCCAGGTTGGAAGAGTGGTAGTTGATCTCTGGAATTAG